The genomic stretch ATTTGCGGAAGCGTTTAAAGCCTTGGAATGGGATCCAGACACTTAAAAAACGGGCCAACAATACTAATGGGATCGCGATTGAGATCATGATTAAATCTTGAATATGGAATTCAAATAATAATAAAGACATACCGATCAGCAAGAATAATATGCCATTGAGGAATTCATCCACGAGTTCCCAGAAATGATCCATATGCTCGGTACTCTCTTTTGAGAACCCAACATAACGTGTCCAGTTACCAATCATGATACTTGATACTACCATGGCCAATGGACCAGATACTTCCAAGACTTCGGCAAAGGCATAACCGGCGGTTGGAATACAAATGGTTAAGAGTAATTCCATCGAGTGATCGTTGGTGGAGCTAATAAGATAATGGAACACCAAACCAAGCACTAGACCATAAGCAATACCGCCGACCGCTTCTTGCAGGAATAAACTGACGACGCCACTAACGCTTGGTTCATTACCACTAAATGCCACAGTAAAGATGGTGACGAAAATAACCAAGCCAAAGCCATCATTAAATAATGATTCGCCTTCCACTTGAGTTGACACCCGTTGTGGGGCTTTCAGTTTTTTAACGATCGCTAATACCGCAATAGGATCGGTGGGTGAAATCAGCGCACCAAATAATAAACAGAAAACCAAATCAAGATCGAGATGAATGAATTGGCAGATCTCGTATAATGCAAAGCCAATAAAGAAGGTAGAAAAAAGCGTCGAACCCAATGCTAAAATGGTGATTTCCCATTTTTGATCAGCAAAGTGCGGTAATTTAATTCCTAAGCCACCCGCAAAAAGCAAAAATCCCAGTATCCCTTGTAGTAAAAAGTCTTCAAAATTGATTTGCGCCATGGTGTGTGAGGCAATATGCAATAAATTGAACCAGCCGCTATGACCCGCAATGAGAATAAATAATGATAAAATCATCGCTCCTGCGGTAATGGCTATGGTGGTCTGCATGCGACCGAACTTACTGTTAATTAAAGCAATAACCATCGCGGCAAACGATAGAAAGCAGAGTATATTGTATACTGACATGGACCAACCTTGGCTGTGTGTAACAAATTGTAATTTGCGTAATTTTCCAGCTGATTATAACAAAGGTCAACTGAAATTTGTCGACTATTAATGGTTAGATTAAAAAAGAATAAAAAAACGATGAATTAACCATAACGAAAACTTATTTTAGACGTCTAGATTTCTATGATAGGATGGATTAAAACGATTAAGGAAGAGGTTGTATTGTGATGGGAAGCACTTTAAATCAACGGATCAACACTCAAGTAGTGTTAGAAAAACTATTAACCCAACGCATCTTATTGATAGATGGTGGTATGGGTACCATGATCCAATCGCATAAGCTCGAAGAGCAAGATTACCGTGGTGAACGCTTTGCCGCTTGGCATAGTGACTTAAAAGGTAACAATGACTTATTGGTGCTAACTCAGCCCCAACTGATTAAACAAATCCATTGTGATTATTTGGCCGCTGGCGCTGATATCCTTGAAACCAATACCTTTAACTCGACCACCATTGCGATGGCCGATTACGACATGGAAAGCCTGAGCGCCGAGATTAACTTTGCCGCCGCCAAACTTGCCCGTGAAGCTGCCGATGAATGGACGGAAAAAACGCCAGATAAGCCTCGTTTTGTGGCAGGGGTGCTAGGTCCGACTAACCGTACGTGCTCTATTTCTCCTGATGTTAACGATCCAGGCTTTCGTAATGTTAGCTTTGATGAGTTAGTGACTGCTTACTCCGAATCTACTAAAGCCATGATTGAAGGCGGCGCCGATCTGATCATGATCGAAACCATCTTCGATACCCTTAATGCCAAAGCGTGTGCCTTTGCGGTTAGCGCGGTGTTTGACCAGCTAGGCTATAAATTGCCAGTGATGATTTCAGGGACTATCACTGATGCCTCGGGCCGTACGCTTTCAGGTCAAACCACTGAAGCTTTTTATAATGCCATGCGTCATATTCAGCCGATTTCATTTGGTTTGAACTGCGCTCTTGGTCCGGATGAATTACGCCAGTATGTGGCGGAGCTTTCGCGAGTGTCTGAGACCTTTGTTTCTGCTCACCCTAATGCCGGTTTACCGAATGCATTTGGTGAGTATGATCTGGAACCGCGTGAAATGGCGCGTCATATTCAAGAGTGGGCAGAAAGTGGTTTTCTCAATTTTGTCGGTGGTTGTTGTGGTACCACACCTGAGCATATTCGCCAAATGGCGCGGGTGGTAGAAGGCATTAAACCTCGTCAGTTACCCGATATCCCTAAAGCTTGCCGTTTATCAGGTTTAGAGCCGGTCACCATCGATAAAGATTCCTTATTTGTTAATGTGGGCGAGAGAACCAATGTCACCGGTTCGGCCAAATTTAAACGCTTAATTGTCGATGAGCAGTACGATGAAGCATTGGATGTTGCTCGTGAACAAGTGGCCAATGGCGCGCAGATTATTGATATCAACATGGATGAAGGCATGTTGGATGCCGAAGCTTGTATGGAGCGCTTTTTAAAGTTGTGTGCTTCAGAACCAGAAATTTCCAAAGTGCCGATTATGGTCGATTCTTCAAAATGGGAAGTGATTGAAGCGGGCTTAAAATGCATTCAAGGTAAGGGCATTGTTAACTCCATTTCGATGAAAGAAGGAGTGGATAAGTTTATCGAGCAAGCGAAATTGATCCGTCGCTATGGTGCAGCGGTGATCGTGATGGCGTTTGATGAACAAGGCCAAGCCGATACCCGCGAACGTAAAGTTGAAATTTGTACTAAGGCTTATCATATTCTGGTGGATGAAATTGGTTTTCCGCCGGAAGATATTATTTTTGATCCCAATATTTTTGCCATTGCCACCGGTATTGATGAGCATAATAACTACGCGGTCGATTTTATTGAAGCCGTCGATGAAATCAAAAAAACACTGCCTTATGCCATGATTTCTGGCGGGGTGTCGAACGTATCATTTTCATTCCGCGGCAATAACTATGTACGTGAAGCGATCCATGCGGTATTCCTCTATCACTGTTTTAAGCGCGGTATGGATATGGGGATTGTGAATGCCGGTCAGCTTGAAATTTATGACAACATCCCAGAAAAATTGCGTGAAGCGGTTGAAGATGTGGTGCTTAACCGTCATTCAGATGCCACTGAAAATCTACTCGAATTAGCCGAAGAGTATCGCTCGAACGGAGTGGGTAAAGTCGAAGATCCAAATGCTTTGATCTGGCGTACTTGGGAAGTGGAAAAACGAATTGAACACTCATTAGTCAAAGGCATTACCGAATTTATTATCGATGATACCGAAGAAGCGCGTTTAAAGCTGGATAAGCCGATTGATGTGATTGAAGGTCCATTAATGGACGGCATGAACGTGGTGGGGGATTTATTCGGTGAAGGTAAAATGTTCTTGCCGCAAGTGGTGAAGTCGGCTCGAGTGATGAAGCAAGCTGTAGCCTACCTTGAACCTTTTATCAATGCCTTAAAAGATGAAGGTCAGCGCTCGAATGGTAAGATTTTGTTGGCCACCGTAAAAGGCGATGTGCACGATATTGGTAAAAACATTGTTGGCGTGGTGCTGCAATGTAATAACTATGAAATCATTGATTTGGGCGTAATGGTGCCTTGTGAAACTATCTTTAAAGTCGCACGCGAAGAGAACGTCGATATCATCGGTCTATCGGGGCTGATCACGCCATCACTGGATGAAATGGTGTATGTCGCCAAAGAAATGGAGCGCCAAGGGTTTGATATTCCATTGTTAATTGGCGGAGCGACCACTTCAAAAGCACATACTGCGGTTAAAATTGAACAAAATTATAATCAGCCAGTGGTGTATGTGAATAATGCTTCACGCGCGGTTGGGGTGTGTTCGGCATTACTGTCTGACAGTTTACGTCCGGCATTTATCGAAAAGCTTAGTCTTGATTATGATCGTACTCGTGATCAACACGCGCGCAAACGGCCTAAAACCAAGCCGATCACATTAGAAGCGGCGCGCGCCAATAAGGTTGATATTGATTGGCAAACTTATACTCCGCCTGCACCTATGCAAACTGGTGTCCATGTGTTTGAACATATTGATGTATCGGTTTTGCGTAATTATATCGATTGGACCCCTTTCTTCCTGACTTGGGGATTAATGGGCAAATACCCTGCGATTTTTGAGC from Vibrio algicola encodes the following:
- the metH gene encoding methionine synthase; its protein translation is MGSTLNQRINTQVVLEKLLTQRILLIDGGMGTMIQSHKLEEQDYRGERFAAWHSDLKGNNDLLVLTQPQLIKQIHCDYLAAGADILETNTFNSTTIAMADYDMESLSAEINFAAAKLAREAADEWTEKTPDKPRFVAGVLGPTNRTCSISPDVNDPGFRNVSFDELVTAYSESTKAMIEGGADLIMIETIFDTLNAKACAFAVSAVFDQLGYKLPVMISGTITDASGRTLSGQTTEAFYNAMRHIQPISFGLNCALGPDELRQYVAELSRVSETFVSAHPNAGLPNAFGEYDLEPREMARHIQEWAESGFLNFVGGCCGTTPEHIRQMARVVEGIKPRQLPDIPKACRLSGLEPVTIDKDSLFVNVGERTNVTGSAKFKRLIVDEQYDEALDVAREQVANGAQIIDINMDEGMLDAEACMERFLKLCASEPEISKVPIMVDSSKWEVIEAGLKCIQGKGIVNSISMKEGVDKFIEQAKLIRRYGAAVIVMAFDEQGQADTRERKVEICTKAYHILVDEIGFPPEDIIFDPNIFAIATGIDEHNNYAVDFIEAVDEIKKTLPYAMISGGVSNVSFSFRGNNYVREAIHAVFLYHCFKRGMDMGIVNAGQLEIYDNIPEKLREAVEDVVLNRHSDATENLLELAEEYRSNGVGKVEDPNALIWRTWEVEKRIEHSLVKGITEFIIDDTEEARLKLDKPIDVIEGPLMDGMNVVGDLFGEGKMFLPQVVKSARVMKQAVAYLEPFINALKDEGQRSNGKILLATVKGDVHDIGKNIVGVVLQCNNYEIIDLGVMVPCETIFKVAREENVDIIGLSGLITPSLDEMVYVAKEMERQGFDIPLLIGGATTSKAHTAVKIEQNYNQPVVYVNNASRAVGVCSALLSDSLRPAFIEKLSLDYDRTRDQHARKRPKTKPITLEAARANKVDIDWQTYTPPAPMQTGVHVFEHIDVSVLRNYIDWTPFFLTWGLMGKYPAIFEHEEVGEEAKRIFDDAIGLLERVEKDGILKASGICSMFPANSVGDDIEVYADESRTEVIKVLHNLRQQTDKPKGPNYCLSDYIAPKDSGKADWIGGFAVTGGIGERDLADAYKAAGDDYNAIMIQAVADRLAEAFAEYMHEKVRKEIWGYAADENLTNNDLIREKYQGTRPAPGYPACPEHTEKGSLWEILKVEESIGMSLTTSYAMWPGASVSGWYFSHPDSRYFAIAQIQQDQAEEYARRKGWDEVEMEKWLGPNLS
- a CDS encoding cation:proton antiporter gives rise to the protein MSVYNILCFLSFAAMVIALINSKFGRMQTTIAITAGAMILSLFILIAGHSGWFNLLHIASHTMAQINFEDFLLQGILGFLLFAGGLGIKLPHFADQKWEITILALGSTLFSTFFIGFALYEICQFIHLDLDLVFCLLFGALISPTDPIAVLAIVKKLKAPQRVSTQVEGESLFNDGFGLVIFVTIFTVAFSGNEPSVSGVVSLFLQEAVGGIAYGLVLGLVFHYLISSTNDHSMELLLTICIPTAGYAFAEVLEVSGPLAMVVSSIMIGNWTRYVGFSKESTEHMDHFWELVDEFLNGILFLLIGMSLLLFEFHIQDLIMISIAIPLVLLARFLSVWIPFQGFKRFRKYNPWTVPILTWGGLRGGLALAMALSIPHGKYFVSYHHIDVKEIIMVMTYAVVLFSILIQGSTIIPLINKAKVAQKKMDDAELESKPASANKQK